The Hujiaoplasma nucleasis DNA window AAGAGTTTGGTAAACAAATATTATATAATATAGAAATTAAAGCTGATAGCGATGCGCCAAGAAACGAAACAGCTGACGCTGTTGTTAAACTGATAGAAGATTATGATCTTGTTGATTATGTATTGCTTGCGACTGCCTTTGATGATATTGGTGAGTATATTGTTGAAGAATATCCTAATATCTATTTATCTATGTCTTACGGACCCGCCATAGATTTTGTTGTAAACACATATACATTAACAACAATATTTAGAGGCAAACCAGCTTATGCTGCTATGCAAGTGCCTATCTCATATGATTTACCTGTTATTGGTGATTTTGCAGTTAACCGTTGGCGAATTATCCATAGCCTTCACCAACAAAATATGGCTATACACTTTTGGACAATTAATGATGAAGAAACAATGAGAGCGCTTATTAATCAAGGTGTTGATGGTATCATTACGGATTATCCAGAACTACTAATTAATATTTTAGAAGAAGAGTAAGATAATTATGTAAAAAAAATAGTCGATAATTTCGACTATTTTTCAATTATCTATTTACTTTTCCTTTTTATCGATAATTTTATTGAGTTCATTAATTGAATGAGCCCAACCCAATTTGTTTTCTTCATAAACCTTTTGGCCATCTGGTAAATTCTCAAAACCTGTTTGTTTTATGGTTAAAGTATGGTCCTTTAATATATAGAAAACATCTAGGGTGTATTTTTTATCATAATGTCGATGAGGATTATATGTTCTAATATGAATGTATTCATTAGGGGTTTCTTCAATAATCTCTCCTTCTAGAAGGACTATTTCTCTTAAATCTTTTTCTATATACCACGTCATAGACTCTTTGTTTTTACGAAGTAAACAGCCCATGTATTCTTTCACATAGTGATTATCAAACAATATTTTCCAAATAACTTTTCCTTTTAAATATGTATGAATAGAATATTCAATTATATTAGACATGGTTCATCTCCTTTGGTTTTATTATACTACTGAATGCTCTTTAATAAAAGGAACAAAATATTATCAAAAAAAACTTTTTTAAATCCCTTATATTATGTTGATAATTCTTTTATTTTTTTTCGATTATGATATAATGAAATAGACTGAAAGCGTTTTTAAGTGGAAGGAGATATTATATGAAAGAATATAAAGCAAATGCTTTAAGAAACGTTATCTTATTGGGACATTTAGGAAGTGGAAAAACATCTTTGGCTGAGTCCTTAGCCTATATTTCATCTGCCATAGATAAAAAAGGTAGTGTTGAGAAGAAATCTACAATCTCAGATTATACACCTGAAGAACATGCTAAACAAAGTTCTTTAACAACTGCTTTAGTTCCTGTAGAATTCAAAGAAACAAAAATTAACTTTTTGGATGCACCTGGTGCAGACGAAATGATTGGAGACATCTCTTATGCTATGTCAGCCGCTAATGCTGCTGTATTAGTTGTTGATGCTTCAAGTGGTGTTCAAGTTGGTACTGAAAGAATGTGGTTAGAGATTAAAAAACACAATCTACCAGCTATGATCTTTGTTAATAAAATGGACAAAGAAAACATCAAATTTGACGAATTGTTAGAAGAAATTAAAACTAAATTAGGAAAACAAGCTGTTCCTTTCTGTTTACCTTTAGGTAAGTCTGATAGTTTTGATGGTTTCGCTGATATTATTGAATTAAAAGCTAGAATCTATAATGGTAATGCTTGTATTGATGGTGAAATTCATGATGACAAAATGGACAAAGTTAATGAGTTAAGACAAGTTTTAATTGAAACTGTTGCAGGTTCTGACGAAGCCTTATTGGAAAAATATTTTGAAGGTGAAGAATTAACTAAAGAAGAAATTCAACGTGGTTTACACTTATCTGTTTTAAATGGTGAAGCAGTTCCTATTTTAGTAGGTTCAGCAACTAAGGATATTGGGCCATTAACTATGTTACATATGATTAATGCATTTTTCCCTACAATGTCTGAAAGCAATCCTTTAAAAGCTACAATGGTTGACAATGATAAAGAAATCGAAAGAAATTACAGCGATGATGAACCTTTTTCAGCAACTGTTTTCAAAACAATCATTGACCCATTTGTTGGAACTATTAATTTAATGCAAATTAAATCTGGTACATTAGAAAAAGATCAAGAAATTTATGTTTCAAATTCACAAAATGTTGAAAAAGCTACTCAACCTTTTACATTGTTGGGTAAAGAACAAATCACTATGGATAAATTCCATGCGGGTGATATTTGTGCTATGGCAAAAGTTCCTGAGGTTAAAACGGGCACAACTTTAAGTGATAAAAAATCAAGAATTGTTTATCCTGAAGTTAAAACTCCAACACCGACGATGTATATGGCTGTTAAAGTTGAAAATAAAAAAGACGAAGATAAATTATCGAATGCTTTGGCTAAAATATTATTAGAAGATAGCACACTTGAAACAAGAAGAAACAAAGAAACTGCACAATTATTGATTGGTGGACAAGGTATGATTCATATCGGATACATCATCGATAAAATGAAAAATTCATATAAAGTTGCTTTACAAACAGAAGATCAACGTATCGTTTATCGTGAAACAATCAAACAAACTGCTGAAGCAGAAGGTAGATATATTAAACAATCTGGTGGTTCAGGGTATTATGGTGTAGTTGTTATGAGATTTGAACCAAATCCTGAAGCTGAGTATGAATTCGCTGAAGAAGTCTTTGGTGGAGCGGTTCCTAGAGGATACTTCCCAGCTGTTGATAAAGGTCTTCAAGAAGCTTTAGAACATGGTGTTTTAGCAGGTTTCCCTGTGATTAATGTTAAAGGTGTTTTAACAGATGGTAAATATCATGCAGTTGACTCTAATGAGTTGGCCTTTAAAAAAGCTGCTGGTATGGCTTTTAAAGCTGCATGTAAATCTGCTAAACCAGTTATTTTAGAACCTATTTACCGTTTAGAAGTATTGATCAAAGATGAATACTTAGGCGATGTATTAGGTGATATTAATAAACGTAGGGGTAGAGTTTTAGGTATGGAACCTGCCATTGATGGATATCAAAAAGTCATTGCAGAAACTCCTGAAGCTGAAATTACTAAATATACCATTGACTTAAAAGCGATGACACAAGGTTCTGGAACATTCACTCGTGAATTTTTAAGATACGAAGAAGTTCCTGGAAACTTAACTGATAAGATTATTGCTGATCATAAACGCGAAGAAGAAGAAAATTAATAATTTATAGATTAAAGCTTAATTTCTATGATGAAATTAAGCTTTTTTTATTTTTAAGCGTGTTCAGTAAATAAGAAATATTGTCTGTGTTATAATTATTATTGAGGTGATATTAATGAATATAAAAAGAATTATTATTTATTTATTGTTATTTGCGATTACTTTAGCCATTTCAACAATAGGTTTCCAGTATTTTAATGATGAGGGCTTATTTATTCCTTTTCTAGTTGTTTTGGCGTATTTTACAATCTTTTATATTGTTGCACAAGTTATTAAAGACAATTCAATTGTTGATTGGGGTTGGGGCGCTGGTTTTGTCATTGGAGCTATGACGACTTTATTAATGACTGAAAATCCTACGATATTATCTTTCGTTATTGTTGGTTTTATTGCTGTATGGGGAATTAGGTTATCCTATAGAATCATTAGAAGAAACTGGGGAAAACCTGAAGACTTTAGGTATGCACAGTGGCGCAAAGAATGGGGAGATAAAGCTGTGATAATCGCTTTTTTTAGGGTTTTCATGGTTCAAGGCATTATTAATTTTATTGTAGGTTCAGCTGCTTATACTGTCATTAAATTTAATCAATTTTCATTTGATGATGGCTTACAATGGTTGACTTTAATTGGCTTACTCATAGCCTTTATCGGTTTGTTCTTTGAAGTTGTTGGTGATGAACAGTTAAGAAGACATATTCAAAAAGGTACTAAGAAGTTAATGAAATCAGGCTTATGGTCAATAACAAGACACCCAAACTATTTTGGTGAAATCATGATTTGGACTGGTCTTTACCTAACTGGAGTCACCTTATTTATTTCATCAGAAGCTAGTTTGCTTTATTATGGCTTGTTAATTATTTCTCCATTATTAATGTCAACAGTTTTAATAAAAATATCAACACCATTGTTAGAAAAGCATATGTCTAAGTATGATGGTTGGGATCAATATACTAAAGAAACACCCATGATTTTTCCTTGCCTAATAAAATAATTTCACCAGACTTTCTTTATATCTTGACTAAAAAAAACATAAATGCTAAAGTATTATGTGAGACATAGTAATATAGGAGGTATATATGGAAAAAATAGGATTATTAATTGACAGCACTTCACATACCAGTGAAGACTTACAGACTTATGATTTTATAAAAACAGTTAACTTAAAAGTAGTGATAGATGATGAAGAATACTTAGAAAAAGATTTATCTAAGGAGCAAATGGAAAATTTTATTGAAGGTAATCATAAAATGTTAACCTCTCAACCAGCTCCTACAGATTTTATTGATGCTTATAAGGAATTTAAAGCTGAAGGATACACTCATGTATTGGTTGTAGTGCTTTCTGATAAGTTGTCTGGAACATTCCAAGCCGCTTTGTTATCAAAGAATTTGCTTGAAGATGATCTAGAAGTATCGATTCATTCTCCACAAGTAGCTTCTTATGGAGTAGCTAATGGTTTAAGAATTTTAGCTAAAGATATTCAAGAAGGTATAACTTTTGAAGATTTATTAAAAAGATATTATCAAGTCTTTGAACATGGTTTTGTTTCTTTCACCCTATCAAATTTAAAACACTTATTTAAAGGTGGAAGATTATCAAGAGTTCAGGCTTTGATCGGGACAGTTTTAAGAATTAAACCTATTGTTGAAATGATTGATGGTAAGTTAAAAATGGTTCGAAAAGAAAGAACCAATATTGCTTGTCAAGATTTCTTTATGGAGAAAGTTGATGAGTATGCTCAAAAATTCGAACATGTATACATTGATATTATTCATTTGAATAATGAAAAGTGGGCTGAAAGCATTAAAAATGTTGTGGAAGAAAAATATCCTAATATTCATATACATTTGACAGATTATGTGAGTCCAGTCTTTTATGTACATTTAGGAAATAAAGGTTTTGGTATTGCTTTAATAGGTTTTTAATTGTGACTGAGAAAGAGAAAATGTTAAAAGGATTACTTTATAACCCTAGTGATCCAGATATAAGAAATGAATTTATTGAGGCGAAACGTAAAGTTCGCCTTTTTAATAATACCAATGAAGATGAGTTAGAATTAAGAACGTCTATATTAAAGAGTATATTAGGTTCAATGGGAAAAAATGCTTATATTGAACCGCCTTTTAGATGTGATTATGGAAAAAATATTCATGTTGGTGATTATTTTTATGCAAATTATAATTGTGTCATCTTGGACGCTGTACCAATTCATATAGGTTCTTATGTTTTATTGGGACCTAATGTTGGTATCTACCCCATTAACCATCCTATAGATAAAGATATTAGAAAAATATGGGTAGAATATGGACAATCAATTAGGATAGAAGATAATGTTTGGATCGGGGGTCATGTGGTTATTAATGGTGGTGTGACAATTGGTCAAGGATCCATTATAGGATCAGGCTCAGTTGTGACTCGCGATATTCCTGAGAATGTAATAGCGGCTGGAAATCCCTGTAAAGTGATTAGAAAAATCACTGAAGAAGATAAGAAATTTTGGGAAAATAGATATAATTTAGAAAGATAAAAGATTGTCTATTTATAAATACAATTAAATACATGAATATTTATAGATAAAGAAAGATATTTCTTGACAAATGTAAATTCATTTAGTAAACTAATATGTGCGTAAAAACGAAATGGCGGTTGTGGCGAAGTGGTTAACGCATCGGATTGTGGCTCCGACATTCGTGGGTTCGATTCCCATCAGTCGCCCCACTGTTTTTTTACGACAAAAAAAGAATGGGCTATGGCCAAGCGGTTAAGGCATCGGACTTTGACTCCGAGATCGGAGGTTCAAATCCTCCTAGCCCAGCCATCTTTTTTTTGACCCGCTAGCTCAGCCGGTAGAGCATTTGACTTTTAATCAAAGGGTCAGGCGTTCGAATCGCCTGCGGGTCACCATTTATTTGGGCGGGTATGGCGGAACTGGCAGACGCGCTAGACTTAGGATCTAGTTCCTTGGAGTGCAGGTTCGACTCCTGTTACCCGCACCAGCTAAACTTGAAGTGGCTTCCAAAAGTTGGAGATATGGTATACTAAACCATACACTCTAATGAAGGGAGCCTTTTTTATATGAAAATAACATTAAAAGAAAAGATAGAGATGTGTGAAGAGCATATTCTTAAAGGTAAATCATTGTCCCATGTATCAGAGATGTATGATGGTATGATATAGGGAACTTAAAATATATCATAAACTTATACAAGAAACATGGAAAGAAAGTATTTGATCATAATAAAATAAAAACATATAAAAGAGATACAAAGTTACTAGCGATCGCAAGGGTAGAGAACGGAGAATCAATACGGAGTGTAGCGTTGGATTTAGGACTTACAGATCCAACGATACTAGGAGATTGGTTAAAGTTATATAGAACAAAAGGTGAAGCAGCAGTTAAAGACACATATTCAAGAAAAGGATACCTTACAAAAGACAAGAGAGCAAAAGCAATCGTTGATCAAACATTATTAGAAGAAAATGAAAGACTGAAAGCCGAGATAGAGTACCTAAAAAAATCGCGGTCCTTAACAAAAAAACTAGAAGGCGTAACAAGCAAAGAAAAAGCTGAAATTGTTACATCGTTAAGGACCAAATTTAAATTATCAGACCTTCTAGAAGTAGCACAGATGGCATCATCAGTTTATTACTATCATACAAGTGAATATAAGAAGAAAGCTAATAAATACAAGGATATAGAAAAAGAAATAGATTATCTATATCTAAAGAAGCACAAGAAGAGAATTGGCTATCATAGGGTCTATATTGAGCTTAAGAAGATGAACTATGTTATAGGGAAAAACAAAGTCTTAGAGATTATGAGACATAAAGGCTATACTAAAAAGAAAGTTAAGAAATGGAGAAAATATAATTCATACGCAGGAGATTTAGGGTTTACAAAGCCAAATCAAATGAACCAAGATTTCTCAACTCTCAAACCATATCAAAAAGCAGGTACAGATATTACCATGTTTAGAACTGAGAGAGGACCTGTTTATCTTTCGCCAATCATAGACTTTGATTCAAGAGAAGTATTATCATATGTCGCAGGAACAAACGCCAAGATGGATAAGATTACAAAGATGTTGGAGTTATTAAAAAAACATCATTCCAATCGTGTGAAAGGAATGATGATACAATCGGATCAGGGTATTCAATATCAAAACTCAAGATATCAAACAAAACTTGAAGAGTTGGGCATCATACAATCAATGAGTCGAAAGGGAAACTGCTTAGATAATTCTCCTACTGAGAACTTCTTTGGAAGAATGAAAGTAGAGATGTGGTATGGTCATGAAAAAGAGTACAAGAGCCCAAAAGCTTTGATTAAAGCTATTGATGAATATATAAATTATTACAACAATACCCGTTTAGTTACAAAACATAAAATGAGTCCAATAGAATATAGAAATAATATGATATAAT harbors:
- a CDS encoding IS3 family transposase — protein: MARVENGESIRSVALDLGLTDPTILGDWLKLYRTKGEAAVKDTYSRKGYLTKDKRAKAIVDQTLLEENERLKAEIEYLKKSRSLTKKLEGVTSKEKAEIVTSLRTKFKLSDLLEVAQMASSVYYYHTSEYKKKANKYKDIEKEIDYLYLKKHKKRIGYHRVYIELKKMNYVIGKNKVLEIMRHKGYTKKKVKKWRKYNSYAGDLGFTKPNQMNQDFSTLKPYQKAGTDITMFRTERGPVYLSPIIDFDSREVLSYVAGTNAKMDKITKMLELLKKHHSNRVKGMMIQSDQGIQYQNSRYQTKLEELGIIQSMSRKGNCLDNSPTENFFGRMKVEMWYGHEKEYKSPKALIKAIDEYINYYNNTRLVTKHKMSPIEYRNNMI
- the fusA gene encoding elongation factor G — protein: MKEYKANALRNVILLGHLGSGKTSLAESLAYISSAIDKKGSVEKKSTISDYTPEEHAKQSSLTTALVPVEFKETKINFLDAPGADEMIGDISYAMSAANAAVLVVDASSGVQVGTERMWLEIKKHNLPAMIFVNKMDKENIKFDELLEEIKTKLGKQAVPFCLPLGKSDSFDGFADIIELKARIYNGNACIDGEIHDDKMDKVNELRQVLIETVAGSDEALLEKYFEGEELTKEEIQRGLHLSVLNGEAVPILVGSATKDIGPLTMLHMINAFFPTMSESNPLKATMVDNDKEIERNYSDDEPFSATVFKTIIDPFVGTINLMQIKSGTLEKDQEIYVSNSQNVEKATQPFTLLGKEQITMDKFHAGDICAMAKVPEVKTGTTLSDKKSRIVYPEVKTPTPTMYMAVKVENKKDEDKLSNALAKILLEDSTLETRRNKETAQLLIGGQGMIHIGYIIDKMKNSYKVALQTEDQRIVYRETIKQTAEAEGRYIKQSGGSGYYGVVVMRFEPNPEAEYEFAEEVFGGAVPRGYFPAVDKGLQEALEHGVLAGFPVINVKGVLTDGKYHAVDSNELAFKKAAGMAFKAACKSAKPVILEPIYRLEVLIKDEYLGDVLGDINKRRGRVLGMEPAIDGYQKVIAETPEAEITKYTIDLKAMTQGSGTFTREFLRYEEVPGNLTDKIIADHKREEEEN
- a CDS encoding DUF1295 domain-containing protein — its product is MNIKRIIIYLLLFAITLAISTIGFQYFNDEGLFIPFLVVLAYFTIFYIVAQVIKDNSIVDWGWGAGFVIGAMTTLLMTENPTILSFVIVGFIAVWGIRLSYRIIRRNWGKPEDFRYAQWRKEWGDKAVIIAFFRVFMVQGIINFIVGSAAYTVIKFNQFSFDDGLQWLTLIGLLIAFIGLFFEVVGDEQLRRHIQKGTKKLMKSGLWSITRHPNYFGEIMIWTGLYLTGVTLFISSEASLLYYGLLIISPLLMSTVLIKISTPLLEKHMSKYDGWDQYTKETPMIFPCLIK
- a CDS encoding glycerophosphodiester phosphodiesterase family protein encodes the protein MKKIKKLFIFIFFLIFVGILLVFIPKPKYANKNPFLAKDGKPLVMAHAGGKGVYPDNTMAAYRYSFDLGVDVLEMDVQLTKDGIPVLLHGENETGNTRSHSNCDTLVWEENYIDLLNNCNFGYHYQEDDGRYLYKDMSQTEWHSVGVYLASLEEVFQEFGKQILYNIEIKADSDAPRNETADAVVKLIEDYDLVDYVLLATAFDDIGEYIVEEYPNIYLSMSYGPAIDFVVNTYTLTTIFRGKPAYAAMQVPISYDLPVIGDFAVNRWRIIHSLHQQNMAIHFWTINDEETMRALINQGVDGIITDYPELLINILEEE
- a CDS encoding sugar O-acetyltransferase, encoding MLKGLLYNPSDPDIRNEFIEAKRKVRLFNNTNEDELELRTSILKSILGSMGKNAYIEPPFRCDYGKNIHVGDYFYANYNCVILDAVPIHIGSYVLLGPNVGIYPINHPIDKDIRKIWVEYGQSIRIEDNVWIGGHVVINGGVTIGQGSIIGSGSVVTRDIPENVIAAGNPCKVIRKITEEDKKFWENRYNLER
- a CDS encoding DegV family protein codes for the protein MEKIGLLIDSTSHTSEDLQTYDFIKTVNLKVVIDDEEYLEKDLSKEQMENFIEGNHKMLTSQPAPTDFIDAYKEFKAEGYTHVLVVVLSDKLSGTFQAALLSKNLLEDDLEVSIHSPQVASYGVANGLRILAKDIQEGITFEDLLKRYYQVFEHGFVSFTLSNLKHLFKGGRLSRVQALIGTVLRIKPIVEMIDGKLKMVRKERTNIACQDFFMEKVDEYAQKFEHVYIDIIHLNNEKWAESIKNVVEEKYPNIHIHLTDYVSPVFYVHLGNKGFGIALIGF